CTAGCCCTCTTAAAGCCACCTGGTCTTTGGGGTCAGTTTGGGGTTGATATCGCTTGTGGCGAAGGGCAACCATTAGGCGCCCCCATGGCCTCTGGTGGACCTTACTTTGGTTTTTTTAGTACGCGTTTAGAATATGTTCGCCAGTTGCCAGGTAGACTTATTGGACAAACGGTTGATAAAGAAGGTAAAACAGGGTTTGCCCTGACATTACAAGCGCGAGAGCAACATATCCGTCGCGGCAAGGCCACCTCTAACATTTGTACCAATCAAGGCTTGCTCGTTACTGCTGCAACCATTTACATGAGTTTATTAGGGCCTGAAGGACTGTTGCAAGTAGCCCAACATTGTCATCACAATACCCATCAATTAGTCGAGGCATTATGCCAAATTGAGGGCGTAGAATTGGTCTTCTCTGCACCGTATTTTCATGAGGCACTATTGCGTTTCAAACACCCTGTGAAAAAAATACTAGAAGTACTCCATCAAAATGGTATTTCCGGTGGTTACCCTGTTGACGAACATTATCCAAACTTGCACAATACAATTCTGGTATGTGCGACTGAAAAACGCAGCGAAGCAGATATTCATCACTATGCATCCACGCTGCGATTGTTTCTAAATAGCCAAGGAAAGCCATGATAATTGTG
This DNA window, taken from bacterium, encodes the following:
- a CDS encoding glycine dehydrogenase gives rise to the protein LALLKPPGLWGQFGVDIACGEGQPLGAPMASGGPYFGFFSTRLEYVRQLPGRLIGQTVDKEGKTGFALTLQAREQHIRRGKATSNICTNQGLLVTAATIYMSLLGPEGLLQVAQHCHHNTHQLVEALCQIEGVELVFSAPYFHEALLRFKHPVKKILEVLHQNGISGGYPVDEHYPNLHNTILVCATEKRSEADIHHYASTLRLFLNSQGKP